In one Acidimicrobiia bacterium genomic region, the following are encoded:
- a CDS encoding DNA-3-methyladenine glycosylase — protein MATRLVGKVLGRSFYAQDARKLAPLLLNKVLMHHDPDAGRLLVRIVEVEAYAGAEDPASHGYRGKTGRNATMFGPPGHLYVYFTYGMHWCANVVGGSEGIASGVLLRAAEPMTGVETMRTRRPAARQETELCSGPARLTQALGLTGDHDGTDLVRGVVRLLDDGMPPPRRPIATTRVGLRAGRGDEDRWRFFVPGNLNVSRGPKH, from the coding sequence GTGGCTACGCGTCTAGTCGGAAAGGTCCTCGGGCGCTCCTTCTACGCCCAAGACGCGCGCAAGCTCGCTCCGCTACTGCTCAACAAGGTTCTGATGCACCACGACCCGGATGCCGGGCGACTCTTGGTCCGGATCGTCGAGGTCGAGGCGTATGCCGGAGCCGAAGACCCCGCGAGTCACGGGTACCGCGGGAAAACCGGTCGCAACGCGACGATGTTCGGACCACCCGGTCACCTGTACGTGTACTTCACCTACGGCATGCACTGGTGTGCCAACGTCGTGGGGGGCTCAGAGGGGATCGCGTCCGGGGTGTTGCTGCGCGCGGCGGAGCCCATGACGGGCGTCGAGACCATGCGCACGCGTCGACCCGCGGCGCGCCAAGAGACCGAGCTGTGCTCCGGGCCCGCGCGGCTCACGCAGGCACTCGGACTCACCGGGGATCACGACGGCACGGACCTCGTGCGTGGGGTGGTCCGGCTCCTCGACGACGGCATGCCGCCGCCCCGGCGTCCGATCGCGACGACCCGGGTGGGCTTGCGCGCGGGACGTGGCGACGAGGACCGATGGCGGTTCTTCGTGCCGGGCAACCTGAACGTCAGCCGCGGACCCAAGCACTAG
- a CDS encoding argininosuccinate synthase has protein sequence MRVVLAYSGGLDTSVAVHWITQTWDAEVVALAVDVGQATDDDWDTIRHRALAAGAVEALVVDARAEFASDYCLPALRANALYEGKYPLVSALSRPVIVKHLVSVAREQHADAVAHGCTGKGNDQVRFEVSTRALAPDLDVLAPVREWGFTREDSIDYAAKHGIPIKVRKDNPYSIDENLWGRAIECGVIEDPWSAPPEEPYTLTSQTATEPWEVTIRFDAGTPVAVDGRELPLHDLVAEVSRVVGSYGWGRVDMVENRRVGIKSREVYECPGSLALIIAHADLESVTLERDLMREKARLEPRYAELVYDGLWFSPLRRALDAFVDTTQAMVTGDVRLRLEPGRCHVVGRRADHGLYDYELATYDAADQFRHQDAAGFVRLWGLGLETIARRQGSPE, from the coding sequence ATGAGAGTCGTCTTGGCCTACTCCGGTGGCCTCGACACCTCGGTCGCCGTGCACTGGATCACTCAGACCTGGGACGCCGAGGTCGTCGCGCTCGCCGTCGACGTCGGCCAGGCCACGGATGACGACTGGGACACGATCCGTCACCGCGCGCTCGCCGCAGGAGCCGTCGAGGCGCTCGTCGTAGACGCCCGCGCGGAGTTCGCGTCGGACTACTGCCTCCCGGCCTTGCGAGCCAACGCGCTCTACGAGGGCAAGTACCCGTTGGTCTCGGCGCTGTCGCGACCGGTGATCGTCAAGCATCTCGTCTCGGTTGCGCGTGAGCAGCACGCCGACGCAGTAGCGCACGGCTGCACGGGAAAGGGCAACGACCAGGTGCGATTCGAGGTCTCGACCCGGGCACTCGCACCCGATCTCGATGTGCTCGCCCCCGTACGCGAGTGGGGTTTCACCCGTGAGGACTCGATCGATTACGCCGCGAAGCACGGGATCCCCATCAAGGTCCGCAAGGACAACCCGTACTCGATCGACGAGAACCTGTGGGGCCGTGCGATCGAGTGCGGCGTGATCGAGGACCCGTGGAGCGCGCCCCCTGAGGAGCCGTACACCCTCACGAGCCAGACCGCGACCGAACCCTGGGAGGTCACGATCCGGTTCGACGCAGGGACGCCAGTGGCTGTGGACGGCCGCGAGCTGCCACTGCACGATCTCGTGGCCGAGGTGTCGCGCGTCGTCGGTAGCTACGGCTGGGGACGGGTCGACATGGTGGAGAACCGTCGCGTGGGCATCAAGAGTCGCGAGGTCTACGAGTGCCCGGGGTCCCTCGCGCTGATCATTGCGCACGCCGACCTCGAGTCGGTGACGTTGGAGCGCGACCTCATGCGTGAGAAGGCACGGCTCGAACCGCGCTACGCCGAGCTCGTCTACGACGGCCTCTGGTTCTCACCGTTGCGTCGCGCGCTCGACGCGTTCGTGGACACCACCCAGGCGATGGTGACCGGCGATGTTCGGCTCCGCCTCGAACCGGGCCGCTGCCACGTGGTCGGCCGTCGCGCCGATCACGGCCTGTATGACTACGAGCTGGCCACGTACGACGCGGCCGACCAGTTCCGCCACCAGGATGCCGCGGGTTTCGTGCGACTCTGGGGTCTCGGCCTCGAGACCATCGCGCGCCGGCAGGGATCACCGGAGTGA
- the argH gene encoding argininosuccinate lyase, translating into MTQPSGPGPLWHGRMSEPPSDALLAFTQSLSFDVTLAADDIEGSRAHVRGLGRAGLLDDAEITAVLAALDTVENELRDGMFSFVDTDEDIHTAVERRVTELAGAAGAKLHTGRSRNDQVATDLRLWLRREGGAVAAQTHALQATLLDRATATSDDVYLPGYTHLQRAQPVLLAHHLLAHFWALARDVDRWRDALARADVSPLGAGALAGSSFRLDPDGVAADLGFSRRFENSLDAVSDRDFVAEALFVAALEQVHLSRIGEELVLWSSEEFGFARLADAYSTGSSMLPNKKNPDIAELARGKAGRLIGDLTGFLATLKGLPLAYNRDLQEDKEPLFDALSTLSLSLVALRGVFETLEFVPERMRAAADVATTAATDLAEQMVREGTPFRDAHAAVGSVARDASTGHRSFAELVAADDRFGADASDALAPGEAVRRRTTPGGAGPGPVAEQVHAAHARLAEQATWLRV; encoded by the coding sequence GTGACGCAGCCCTCGGGTCCGGGTCCCCTCTGGCACGGGCGCATGAGTGAGCCGCCGAGCGATGCGCTGCTGGCGTTCACCCAGAGCCTCAGCTTCGACGTCACGTTGGCCGCCGACGACATCGAGGGATCGCGCGCACATGTCCGCGGGCTCGGTCGAGCAGGGCTGCTCGACGACGCCGAGATCACGGCGGTTCTGGCCGCACTCGACACCGTCGAGAACGAGCTTCGCGACGGCATGTTCTCCTTCGTCGACACCGATGAAGACATTCACACGGCCGTCGAACGGCGGGTCACCGAGCTCGCCGGCGCGGCCGGCGCGAAGCTCCACACGGGTCGGAGTCGCAACGACCAGGTGGCGACCGACCTGCGCCTCTGGCTGCGTCGTGAGGGCGGGGCGGTCGCGGCCCAGACCCATGCGCTCCAGGCCACCTTGCTGGACCGAGCCACCGCGACGAGCGATGACGTGTACCTCCCGGGCTACACACATCTTCAGCGCGCGCAGCCGGTACTCCTGGCGCACCATCTCCTCGCACACTTCTGGGCGCTCGCACGCGACGTCGATCGCTGGCGCGACGCGCTCGCCCGTGCCGACGTGAGCCCGTTGGGTGCCGGCGCGCTCGCGGGTTCCAGCTTCCGGCTCGATCCCGATGGCGTTGCGGCCGACCTGGGCTTCTCGCGCCGCTTCGAGAACTCGCTCGACGCTGTGTCAGATCGGGACTTCGTGGCGGAAGCGCTCTTTGTCGCCGCGCTCGAGCAGGTGCATCTCTCGCGCATCGGCGAAGAGCTGGTCCTGTGGTCGAGCGAGGAGTTCGGCTTCGCCCGTCTCGCCGACGCGTACAGCACCGGTTCCTCGATGCTCCCCAACAAGAAGAATCCTGACATTGCCGAGCTCGCTCGAGGAAAGGCCGGGCGTCTCATCGGCGATCTCACCGGCTTCCTCGCCACGCTCAAGGGACTGCCGCTTGCGTACAACCGGGACCTCCAAGAGGACAAGGAGCCCCTCTTTGACGCCTTGAGCACGCTGTCGCTCTCTCTCGTAGCGTTGCGAGGCGTGTTCGAGACCCTCGAGTTCGTGCCGGAGCGCATGCGAGCCGCGGCCGATGTCGCGACGACCGCCGCCACCGATCTGGCCGAGCAGATGGTGCGCGAGGGAACGCCCTTCCGCGACGCGCACGCCGCAGTGGGCTCCGTCGCGCGCGACGCGAGCACAGGCCATCGATCCTTCGCCGAACTCGTCGCGGCCGACGACCGCTTCGGTGCCGACGCGAGCGATGCGCTTGCGCCGGGGGAGGCAGTGCGCCGCCGGACGACGCCGGGCGGTGCCGGACCTGGGCCGGTCGCCGAGCAGGTGCACGCGGCGCATGCTCGTCTGGCGGAACAAGCAACGTGGCTACGCGTCTAG